From the genome of Vicia villosa cultivar HV-30 ecotype Madison, WI linkage group LG2, Vvil1.0, whole genome shotgun sequence, one region includes:
- the LOC131649738 gene encoding uncharacterized protein LOC131649738, with product MSVSEYAEKFEDMAAYSRQAAYAPDELWKIDQFLMGLNVDIVHSVSQREFTTYAECLRQCYVAENTLKRVQEEKEQNKPVRRDQGRSGQHLKPRNSPSMKKPVYGDHSNPPPHCGKCNRKHFGHCRPDGGVCFRCHQPGHIARDCTAPNVPEKTNGRVFTLDARKAQGNTNLVAGTCYVNNQPLFVLVDCGATHSFISYHCVRRLGFETSFLPNPMVISSATDDVVEAREICKECSITFNGRRFLIDLICLPLKKIDVVLGMDWLTDNSVYIGCKEKAIFIPAEETTPTDAIEHLLEGTVNMINYLFAQEKSFLLVLTSDSKDKKSVSEIPVVCEFSDVFPEDVTSLPPEREVEFSIDLVPGTAPVSIAPYRMSPAELRELKSQTRYGHYEFLVMPFGVTNAPAVFMDYMNRVFQPYLDQFVVIFIDDILIYSRTIEEHMEHLRIVLSVLREKQLFAKFSKCEFWMSEVKFLGHVISGDGVAVDPSKVEAVINWERPKNATEVRSFLGLAGYYRRFIMGFSKLALPLTRLTRKEVSFEWNLECEKSFRKLKEKLTTAPVLVIPDPNRSYEVFCDASKKGLGGVLMQDGQVVAYASRQLKSHEENYPTHDLELAAIVFALKKELNMRQRIWMEYLKDFDFDLKYHPGKANKVADALSRKEIKVADLMMLEFGLMEKFRNLDLQFEWAPTGVLISNLCIENELRERIRQAQ from the exons ATGTCGGTGTCTgaatatgctgagaagtttgaggaCATGGCTGCTTATTCTAGACAAGCAGCTTATGCACCAGATGAGTTGTGGAAGATTGATCAGTTCCTTATGGGGCTGAATGTTGATATTGTACACAGTGTGTCTCAGAGGGAGTTTACCACTTATGCTGAGTGTTTAAGGCAATGCTATGTTGCTGAAAACACATTGAAGAGGGTTCAGGAAGAGAAAGAGCAGAACAAGCCGGTTCGTAGGGATCAAGGGAGATCGGGACAGCATTTGAAACCCCGTAATTCTCCATCTATGAAGAAACCAGTTTACGGGGATCACTCTAATCCACCTCCACATTGTGGGAAGTGCAACAGGAAACATTTTGGGCATTGTAGACCGGATGGTGGGGTCTGTTTCAGGTGTCATCAGCCAGGACATATCGCGAGGGATTGTACTGCCCCAAATGTTCCTGAGAAGACTAATGGCCGTGTTTTTACCTTGGATGCTAGGAAGGCTCAAGGAAACACCAATCTGGTTGCTGGTACGTGTTATGTCAATAATCAACCCTTGTTTGTATTAGTAGATTGTGGAGCGACACATTCTTTTATCTCTTATCATTGTGTGCGGAGGCTTGGTTTTGAGACAAGTTTCCTTCCAAATCCTATGGTTATTTCTTCGGCTACTGATGATGTAGTAGAAGCTCGAGAAATTTGCAAGGAGTGTTCTATTACCTTCAATGGTCGTAGATTCTTGATTGACCTCATTTGTCTACCGCTTAAGAAGATCGATGTAGTACTGGGTATGGACTGGTTGACGGATAACTCGGTGTACATCGGTTGTAAAGAGAAGGCTATCTTCATTCCTGCTGAGGAGACTACACCAACCGATGCCATTGAACATCTTCTTGAAGGTACGGTTAACATGATCAATTACCTTTTTGCTCAAGAGAAGTCTTTCCTTTTGGTTCTTACGTCGGACtccaaggacaagaagagtgTATCGGAGATTCCAGTTGTGTGTGAATTTTCCGAtgtttttcctgaggatgttacttCTCTTCCGCCGGAAAGGGAAGTTGAATTCTCTATTGATCTCGTTCCGGGTACCGCTCCAGTTTCTATTGCCCCTTATCGAATGTCTCCTGCTGAGCTAAgagagttgaagagtca GACGAGATACGGTCATTATGAGTTCTTGGTTATGCCATTCGGGGTAACCAATGCTCCTGCTGTCTTTATGGATTACATGAACCGAGTGTTCCAACCGTATTTGGACCAGTTCGTGGtaatcttcatagatgacatcttgatctaCTCTCGGACTATTGAAGAGCACATggagcatttgaggattgtgttgtCGGTTCTTAGAGAAAAGCAGTTGTTTGCAAAGTTTAgcaagtgtgagttctggatgTCCGAAGTCAAGTTTCTTGGACATGTCATATCTGGCGACGGCGTAGCTGTAGACCCTTCAAAGGTAGAAGCAGTGATAAATTGGGAACGACCTAAGAATGCAACTGAAGTCCGTAGTTTCCTAGGCTTGGCAGGCTACTATCGGAGGTTCATTATGGGATTTTCCAAATTGGCATTACCTTTGACCAGACTTACAAGGAAGGAAGTTTCTTTCGAATGGAATTTAGAATGTGAGAAGAGTTTTCGGAAACTCAAGGAGAAACTGACTACTGCTCCAGTGTTGGTAATCCCAGATCCAAACCGATCTTACGAAGTGTTCTgcgatgcttctaagaaaggctTGGGTGGAGTGTTGATGCAAGATGGGCAGGTTGTAGCTTATGCATCTAGACAGTTGaaatctcatgaagagaattatcctactcatgaccTTGAACTCGCTGCAATTGTGTTCGCGctcaag AAGGAACTCAACATGCGTCAGAGGATATGGATGGAATATCTTAAGGACTTTGACTTTGATTTGAAGTACCATCCCGGTAAAGCTAATAAGGTAGCGGATGCCTTGAGTAGAAAAGAGATAAAAGTTGCAGATTTGATGATGCTGGAGTTTGGCCTTATGGAGAAGTTTAGAAATTTGGATTTACAATTTGAGTGGGCGCCAACGGGTGTGTTGATTAGTAACTTGTGTATTGAGAATGAGTTGCGGGAAAGGATCCGTCAAGCACAGTAG
- the LOC131651750 gene encoding uncharacterized protein LOC131651750, with protein MAATTLVGPPEMYTLKSNPNPTTTQTITTTTQTIPTAETTATITNDGFIDQMVANFNSLGATRQPPMGLTENMSPTFLSTGNPCLDFFFHVVPDTPSETLVERLQLAWSQNPLTALKLVCNLRGVRGTGKSDREGFYAAALWFHQHHPKTIASNVPSLADFGYFKDLPEILYRLLEGSQIRKIRKEEWTQRKRGSKNKRSSTSAPFGVRKTKKKQTKKNDDNKGWKGTAKDSLMTEVVAARAKAEKETAHSLKEDKRIALAKKLVERYNSDSNFRSLHDAISDHFADCLKKDLEFLKSGSSTKISLAAKWCPSVDSSFDRSTLLCESIAKRIFPREEYEGVEEAHYAYRVRDRLRKDVLVPLRKVLELPEVFIGANQWNLLPYNRVASVAMKFYKEKFLKHDKERFEKYLEDVKAGKTTIAAGALLPHEIIESLEDGDGGEVAELQWKRIVDDLLKKGKMSNCIAVCDVSGSMSGIPMEVSVALGLLVSELSAEPWKGKVITFSAEPQLHLIEGDSLKSKTEFVRNMDWGYNTDFQKVFDRILDVAVNGNLKEEQMIKRIFVFSDMEFDQASANSWETDYQAITRKYNEKGYGSSVPQIVFWNLRDSKATPVPATQKGVALVSGFSKNLLTLFLDNEGDVSPVEAMEAAIAGPEYQKLVVLD; from the coding sequence ATGGCCGCTACAACTCTCGTTGGCCCACCTGAGATGTACACTCTCAAATCAAACCCTAACCCCACCACTACTCAAACCATCACCACCACAACTCAAACTATCCCCACCGCTGAAACCACCGCCACAATCACTAACGACGGTTTCATTGATCAAATGGTAGCCAACTTCAATTCCCTAGGAGCAACCCGGCAGCCACCGATGGGGTTAACCGAGAACATGTCACCAACATTTCTCTCCACAGGTAACCCCTGTCTCGACTTTTTCTTCCATGTCGTCCCTGACACTCCCTCTGAAACACTAGTTGAGAGACTTCAGCTTGCTTGGTCCCAAAACCCACTCACCGCCCTCAAACTTGTCTGTAACCTCCGTGGTGTTCGTGGTACCGGTAAGTCCGATCGTGAAGGCTTCTATGCCGCTGCTCTCTGGTTTCACCAACATCACCCTAAAACCATAGCTTCCAATGTTCCCTCCCTCGCTGACTTTGGTTACTTCAAAGATCTCCCTGAGATCCTTTACCgtctcctagaaggttcgcagaTTCGTAAAATTCGGAAAGAAGAGTGGACGCAAAGGAAACGTGGATCCAAAAACAAGCGCTCATCTACATCAGCCCCTTTTGGTGTaagaaaaacaaagaagaaacaaaccAAAAAGAACGACGACAACAAAGGCTGGAAAGGTACTGCGAAAGACTCTTTGATGACTGAAGTGGTGGCGGCCAGAGCTAAGGCTGAGAAAGAAACCGCTCACTCTTTGAAGGAGGATAAGAGGATTGCATTAGCTAAGAAGCTGGTTGAACGTTACAATAGTGACTCCAATTTCCGATCGCTTCATGATGCTATATCTGATCATTTTGCGGATTGCTTGAAGAAAGATCTCGAGTTTTTGAAATCTGGGTCTTCCACAAAAATCAGTCTTGCTGCAAAATGGTGTCCTTCCGTTGACTCTTCCTTTGATAGGTCAACGCTTTTGTGTGAGAGTATTGCAAAGAGGATCTTCCCTAGGGAGGAGTATGAAGGTGTGGAGGAGGCTCATTATGCTTATAGGGTTCGTGATCGCTTGAGGAAGGATGTGTTGGTGCCCTTGAGGAAGGTCTTGGAGTTGCCTGAAGTGTTTATTGGGGCTAATCAATGGAATTTGCTTCCTTACAATAGGGTTGCTTCTGTGGCCATGAAGTTTTATAAGGAGAAGTTTTTAAAGCATGATAAGGAGAGGTTTGAGAAGTACTTGGAGGATGTGAAAGCAGGGAAGACTACTATTGCAGCTGGTGCTTTGCTTCCCCATGAGATTATAGAGTCTTTGGAAGATGGAGATGGTGGGGAAGTTGCTGAGCTGCAATGGAAGAGAATAGTTGATGATTTGCTCAAGAAAGGAAAGATGAGTAATTGTATTGCTGTGTGTGATGTGTCTGGGAGTATGAGTGGGATCCCTATGGAGGTGTCTGTTGCGTTGGGATTGTTGGTGTCTGAATTGAGTGCGGAACCCTGGAAAGGGAAGGTTATCACTTTCAGTGCCGAGCCTCAGCTTCATTTGATTGAGGGGGATAGTCTCAAGTCCAAAACAGAGTTTGTGAGGAACATGGATTGGGGGTATAACACTGATTTCCAGAAGGTGTTTGACCGCATATTGGATGTGGCTGTTAATGGGAATCTCAAGGAGGAGCAGATGATTAAGAGGATATTTGTATTCAGTGACATGGAGTTTGATCAAGCTTCTGCAAACTCTTGGGAGACAGATTACCAAGCAATCACTAGGAAGTATAACGAGAAAGGGTATGGTTCTTCTGTGCCTCAGATAGTTTTTTGGAATCTGAGAGACTCAAAGGCGACCCCGGTGCCAGCCACTCAGAAAGGAGTGGCGCTGGTGAGTGGATTTTCTAAGAATCTGCTGACATTGTTCTTGGACAATGAAGGTGATGTAAGCCCTGTAGAAGCCATGGAAGCTGCCATCGCTGGCCCTGAGTATCAGAAGCTAGTTGTGCTGGATTAG